The following proteins are co-located in the Actinomycetes bacterium genome:
- a CDS encoding ferredoxin, producing the protein MRRRRSAELARLRVDPVLCDGIGICAHLAPELVRVDSWGYPIVPLEAIDERDQKQAQRAVRGCPRKALFLEPVPAELPTR; encoded by the coding sequence ATGCGCCGCCGCCGCAGCGCCGAGCTGGCCCGGCTGCGGGTGGACCCGGTGCTGTGCGACGGGATCGGCATCTGCGCCCACCTGGCGCCCGAGCTGGTCCGGGTCGACTCCTGGGGCTACCCGATCGTGCCGCTGGAGGCGATCGACGAGCGCGACCAGAAGCAGGCGCAGCGGGCGGTGCGGGGCTGCCCCCGCAAGGCGCTGTTCCTTGAGCCGGTGCCGGCCGAGCTGCCCACTCGCTGA